The Cololabis saira isolate AMF1-May2022 chromosome 20, fColSai1.1, whole genome shotgun sequence genome includes a window with the following:
- the zfta gene encoding zinc finger translocation-associated protein, with protein MEERGPGEPGDDSQPVDLRRSQQHPEVLSLIISGQDEEATRRESDLGVSSKEDSVTNGLGGEESETRMVPSDGSPPGTSYWNISEGQDSLLLSPAPGPSGRKPRVQRASRPGLSRIPGRDHRRYYHEYWRSEFLMDFDAQRHGMICMVCGSSLATLKLSTIKRHIRQKHPDSLLWSAADKEVIRSGWESHLSLAGGQMSYSSVAGPSLQAEEDSMTFGQNIAGSPDPVMSLEEPQPPLALSPACVEGETLQPREKEQELPGPLAKTLERYLNDSLHAWFRQEFLLEYEAEVGRLLCMVCGAELPSLHLDHIKSHVLNTHPNSLVYSSEEKHCILQAWAQTHEESENSIKSEPNAKGNGADLFAEDAETLQINTGIYSERDGTLTKDICLISEDGGVGNLQRGSQPPRHPKKRRLQGGDPWRLRLDYLVAYGPQAQGTFCMVCSQVLHETKVSSFRRHIQECHPETTYLSRQEKEAMAAAWTKDCSSDGTQIQDEIKPGKALVHDTTRDTDEDTSPDVNALTKTVKTEEGESDGKSKSKDGSATPSRHGHYPGKDQRRNYQVRWRMDYLMDYDCRRHGLICMVCGATLATLKVSTIKRHILQVHPYSLYYSTDEKQQALLSYNTTALPFVHSDDCVSSQDHGHVDGSDGTPPPPHFST; from the exons TTTCTTCAAAAGAAGACAGTGTTACCAACGGCCTTGGTGGGGAAGAATCTGAGACCAGAATGGTCCCCTCTGATGGATCACCACCAGGCACAAGTTACTGGAATATCTCCGAGGGACAGGACTCCCTCCTGCTCTCCCCAGCACCCGGGCCCTCTGGACGCAAACCCCGGGTACAGAGGGCGTCCCGTCCAGGCCTGAGCCGGATACCTGGCCGGGATCATCGGCGCTACTATCACGAGTACTGGCGCAGCGAGTTCTTGATGGACTTTGACGCCCAGAGGCACGGCATGATCTGCATGGTGTGTGGCAGCTCTTTGGCCACCTTGAAACTCAGCACCATCAAGAGGCACATCAGGCAGAAGCACCCGGACTCTCTGCTGTGGAGCGCTGCCGACAAGGAGGTGATCCGCTCAGGGTGGGAGAGCCACCTGAGCCTGGCGGGGGGTCAGATGTCTTACAGCTCTGTCGCCGGGCCCTCCCTCCAGGCAGAAGAGGACTCAATGACCTTTGGTCAAAACATTGCCG GATCTCCGGACCCGGTCATGTCCCTGGAAGAGCCACAACCACCCCTGGCCTTGTCTCCGGCCTGTGTGGAGGGTGAAACCCTCCAGCCTCGGGAGAAGGAGCAGGAACTTCCTGGACCGTTAGCAAAAACCCTGGAGCGCTACCTGAACGACTCCCTGCACGCCTGGTTCCGCCAGGAGTTCTTGTTGGAGTACGAAGCGGAGGTCGGTCGGCTGCTGTGCATGGTGTGTGGAGCGGAGTTACCCTCGCTTCATTTGGACCACATCAAGAGCCACGTGCTGAACACTCACCCCAACTCCCTGGTGTACAGCTCAGAGGAGAAACACTGCATCCTGCAGGCCTGGGCCCAGACTCACG AAGAGTCAGAAAACTCAATCAAATCAGAGCCCAACGCCAAAGGAAATGGGGCGGACCTCTTTGCTGAGGATGCCGAGACCCTTCAGATCAATACCGGCATCTACTCAGAGCGGGACGGCACCTTAACCAAGGACATTTGTCTGATCAGCGAGGATGGAGGTGTTGGTAATCTGCAGCGGGGATCCCAACCTCCTCGCCATCCCAAGAAGAGGCGATTGCAAGGGGGCGACCCCTGGCGTCTCCGCCTGGACTACCTAGTAGCCTACGGACCTCAGGCCCAGGGCACGTTCTGCATGGTGTGTTCTCAGGTCCTGCACGAAACCAAGGTCAGCAGCTTCCGCCGCCACATCCAGGAATGTCACCCCGAGACCACGTATCTGAGCCGACAAGAGAAAGAAGCCATGGCTGCAGCCTGGACCAAAGACTGTTCTAGTGATGGCACGCAAATACAAGACG AAATAAAACCAGGCAAAGCTTTAGTCCACGACACTACGAGAGACACAGACGAGGACACGTCCCCCGACGTCAACGCACTCACCAAAACAGTGAAAACAGAGGAGGGCGAGAGCGACGGGAAGAGCAAATCCAAGGACGGCAGCGCCACACCCTCCCGTCACGGCCACTACCCCGGGAAGGACCAGAGGAGGAACTACCAAGTGCGCTGGCGCATGGACTACCTGATGGACTACGACTGCAGGAGGCACGGCCTCATCTGCATGGTGTGTGGAGCCACGCTGGCCACGCTGAAGGTCAGTACAATCAAGAGACACATCCTGCAGGTGCACCCGTACTCGCTGTACTACAGCACGGACGAGAAGCAGCAGGCGCTGCTCAGCTACAACACGACGGCCCTGCCCTTCGTCCACTCCGACGACTGCGTCTCCTCCCAGGACCACGGACACGTGGACGGCTCTGACGGGACTCCCCCACCTCCACACTTCAGCACTTAG